One window from the genome of Populus alba chromosome 15, ASM523922v2, whole genome shotgun sequence encodes:
- the LOC118028337 gene encoding fe(2+) transport protein 1-like, giving the protein MATSNPKLSIISVFFIILSFLTLQAESVKEGCEEETSSCNDKAKALTLKIIAIVSILVTSMIGVSAPLFTRSIPALHPDKSLFVIVKAFAAGIILATGFMHVLPDSFDMLSSSCLPENPWHKFPFTGFLAMLSAIVTLMVDSLATSVYSKKSNVGVDPESVTHGAEPDQEMASNVGHFHGHGHGHHYEPKLAGGAKQLLRYRVIAMVLELGIIVHSVVIGLSLGASSNTCTIKGLVAALCFHQMFEGMGLGGCILQAEYKPLKKAVMAFFFAVTTPFGIALGIALSKMYKENSPNALITVGLLNASSAGLLIYMALVDLLAADFMGPKLQGSIKLQVKSCMAVLLGAGGMSLMAKWA; this is encoded by the exons ATGGCTACTTCAAATCCAAAGCTCTCAATCATTTCCGTCTTCTTCATTATCCTTTCATTCTTAACACTTCAAGCTGAATCGGTAAAAGAGGGATGTGAAGAAGAAACAAGCTCTTGCAATGACAAAGCTAAAGCTTTAACCCTAAAGATAATAGCCATAGTCTCTATCTTGGTTACTAGCATGATAGGGGTAAGTGCACCTCTTTTTACACGTTCAATCCCTGCTTTACACCCAGATAAAAGCCTTTTTGTGATTGTTAAAGCCTTTGCTGCTGGTATCATTCTTGCAACTGGGTTCATGCATGTGTTACCAGATTCTTTTGATATGTTATCTTCAAGTTGTTTGCCGGAAAATCCATGGCACAAGTTCCCTTTTACTGGGTTTCTAGCAATGTTATCTGCCATAGTGACACTAATGGTGGACTCATTGGCCACAAGTGTATATAGCAAGAAGTCTAACGTTGGAGTTGACCCTGAGAGCGTTACTCATGGTGCTGAACCAGATCAAGAGATGGCTTCTAACGTTGGACATTTCCATGGCCATGGACATGGACACCATTATGAGCCCAAACTTGCTGGTGGTGCAAAACAATTGCTTCGGTACCGGGTTATTGCCATG GTATTAGAATTGGGCATCATTGTGCATTCAGTTGTGATAGGCCTCTCTCTTGGAGCCTCAAGCAACACTTGTACAATTAAGGGCCTTGTAGCTGCTCTTTGCTTCCATCAAATGTTTGAAGGAATGGGTCTTGGTGGTTGCATTCTCcag GCTGAGTACAAGCCCTTAAAGAAGGCAGTCATGGCATTTTTCTTCGCAGTAACAACTCCTTTCGGAATTGCACTTGGCATTGCACTGTCCAAAATGTACAAGGAAAACAGTCCTAATGCTTTGATCACTGTTGGTTTGCTCAACGCGTCATCTGCTGGACTCTTGATTTACATGGCATTGGTTGATCTTCTAGCTGCCGATTTTATGGGTCCGAAATTGCAGGGTAGCATTAAGCTCCAGGTTAAGTCTTGTATGGCTGTACTTTTGGGAGCTGGTGGCATGTCTCTCATGGCGAAATGGGCATGA